One Halolamina litorea genomic window carries:
- a CDS encoding RipA family octameric membrane protein, whose protein sequence is MSDDGDSGDGESGSKADGNPALEQWKFYGQSTQQVSNRRLKNNRFYLRLLIALLGLAGIGSKLDFITPIGIFFIGAIGLPFCVLWVFHILSYKQLNSGKYRVLREIAEDLPYDPFRMEWDRLKQGSEAEVYIKHTTVEVWWPRVFGFFYAVLILYGGLSLIGGLNLYWPAVIALSLLWSGYAVLVIKGKSPTQKYWDYTGEGN, encoded by the coding sequence ATGAGTGATGACGGCGATAGCGGGGACGGAGAATCAGGCTCGAAAGCCGACGGAAATCCAGCTCTTGAACAATGGAAGTTCTACGGGCAGTCAACCCAACAGGTGAGTAACCGGCGTCTCAAGAATAATCGATTCTACCTGCGACTGCTCATCGCTCTTCTTGGACTAGCTGGGATTGGGAGTAAGCTAGACTTCATCACCCCCATCGGGATATTCTTCATCGGTGCGATAGGCCTACCGTTCTGCGTCTTGTGGGTGTTCCACATCCTCTCTTATAAACAGTTGAACAGTGGGAAGTACCGTGTTCTACGGGAAATAGCCGAAGACCTACCGTATGACCCATTTCGTATGGAATGGGACCGGCTTAAGCAAGGTTCCGAAGCAGAGGTTTATATCAAGCATACAACCGTAGAAGTGTGGTGGCCTCGTGTGTTCGGGTTCTTTTATGCAGTTTTGATTCTATATGGTGGACTTTCCCTCATCGGAGGGTTGAACCTCTATTGGCCGGCGGTAATCGCTCTATCTCTACTCTGGAGTGGGTATGCTGTGCTGGTCATTAAAGGAAAAAGCCCCACGCAAAAATACTGGGACTATACGGGGGAGGGAAACTGA